A window of Ficedula albicollis isolate OC2 chromosome 19, FicAlb1.5, whole genome shotgun sequence genomic DNA:
AGCTGTATGATCTTTCAACAAGGTGCTTATTTATTGCCTGGAGCAAAGGGAAGCTGACTGGGCTGCCAGGACAGTATATACAGAGCTAATTGACAAAAGCTGGCAGGAAGTTACAATTTCTATCCAAATTTGACAGAAAATGGGCTTTGTTCACCTCACAGCTTGCAccctctgcccagctgaggtATGCTGTGCTCGCTGCTGTGTGGATACTGTATTTTTGAGTTGTACTATCAAATTTTCCtccatttattattaaaaaccCCTCCACTTGTGAGTGGCACATGAAGAGGATGAGGAAGCAGTGAGCTGGGAATGCTAATGATATGTCTGAGCCCAAATCTAGGAACAAAGCAACAGCCTTAATGCACAAGTCTAGGAGATAGGCTGCTTTTCTCAGGAACTCactgggttttgttggttttctttcctttcaggaTTCAAGCTCATTCTCCTTCCCCTCTTGCCAGCAAGGCTACAGCTGCACAaacaggaggagaagaaaaaggctaTTCTTGCTGGCTGTTTTCAGGAGGAGGAGACCAATGCTCATGGCCTGTCTTTCTGCATAAACTCATTCCACAAAGATCCTGAAGCTGTCCTCTGTCTTTGGCTCTCCGTGCTGAACAGCAGGTGCTTGTTTTTaccaaatacttttttttttccagcttttgaaAGACTGAACTTGAAAGGAGAGATTTGATGTGCTTTTCTAGCTCAActctccagcatctccttgAGTGTTCTGCACTTTCTCCACTCTGTCCATTTTACAAAATGGCAGCTGAGGAatctaaaacacattttaattctgacatttgctgcttttcataaGCAAGAAGTTGGActctcagcccttcctctgACACACAGGAGGAAATCCTGTTAATTTAACTTGCAACTGAGATGCTACCAGTTACTCCAAGGAGCATTTTGAGGAGGGAGCTGTTTCTGGGACTGCCTGGGTTTTGCATGATTCTTGCTATTATCTTGTACAGCTACATCAAGTTATTGTCACATCACCTCAGGGTTCAGAGGCAATAACTTGTGATTCACCCATGtctcagtgctgtgccctgctacaccaaaaaggaaaacttgcttttcatctggagcagggaaagctggatcctgctgcttccaaagCTTGAAGGCTTTGAAATTCAGATAGGCTGGCTTGTGACCTGACTTGTGACCCACCTCCTTTTGCATTCGTGCTTCCTCtcctatatattttttttaaatttaaattttggttCTTTGACTTCTTTGtcttctctgagctctgcttgcTACTATCTTTTTTGACTGTCCAGGATGCCTTTTAAGTCTCTAAACAAATCTCTGTTTATCCTGAACTTCCCCATCTGAGCCATGGTCCTGACTGTGGCTTTTCCCAGAGCGCCCCCGCAGCTCCTCCTTTTTGCAGAGGAGTGAAGTCCATCGGGGTAACCCCTCTGCTGAGGTCTCCAAGCCCAGCTGAAGGAAGCCTTGGCACTGCTCCTTGGGACAAACACCTTTTCAATGGGCTTTTGTGCACGGCAGGCTCCCCCCTCCTCGCTGCCTGAAAGCCAACCGAGTGCCAGTGGGGCTGTTGAGTCTTGTTGCAGTCCTTGTGCCAATcattcccattgtttctttgtGTCCCTTTCACATTTTCCATGGCCTGAACTCTGTCCACAATGCAGCCCACAGACCAGGGCTCTGTGTGACACAGTATCTCCTTCTTGCGAATGTGAGATCACCCACAGCTTTCAAAACAAGTGATGCCATAAATGAACTGAGCTGCATTGATTCCTGTAGGTTCCTTAAAAACCTCTCCCTGTCGTTCATCTTCTGTGCCTGCTTTTATGGTCGAgtgctgtttgggttttgtaTCTGGCTGGGTTATGTGACTTCCAGAAAACACTTGGAATTTGAGACTAGGGCAGACATTTAAGCAGAGATTGAGGATTGTAGCTGAAAACTTGATGTTCTGTGAGCATGGTGTACAAGCTAAAAGGACATTTATTGATTAGCTGTGTTATTTGGTGGACTCTTGAAACCAAATAATGCACAGTTTATCTTCCAAACCAAAGTCCTCCTTCCCCAGGCTCTACTTTGGAAGCAAGGTAAGGATCAGCACAAAAGGCtgcaccccagggcagggcaggaactTGTCTCATTGCTGTTAATTGACTCCAAGAGAGGGTGAGGGCTACAAGGAGTGAGGGGAGGGGGAATCTTGAGCTCAGCTTCTCAATTAAACACCTCTTGCTGCTGTAACTACAGATTagagcccccccccccagcactgctcacctccCAATTCCTCTGGAGTTCCATAAATAGCTCCCTTTATTGTTTCTTAGTGATtgaattaaaatagaaaacactGCCAGCTCCCAGGCGTGGGGAGCACGGGGTATTCCTCTGTCTCACTCAGGATCCCACTCTTCCCTGAAATCCACGTGTCTCACCCAGCTGAGACTCTGCAATGCTAAAAAAGCCCTCAGCCTTGTTTCCTGTCCTTAACTGGCCAAAAGATGTCCCCAACAAGGACCAAAAGGGACTCTCTCCCAGGATGCTGCCTCATTTCTGCAAAGGTTGGTCCTTGCTGACcactgggataactgggagTGGAGCATTTGCTTCCAGTCTGTGCTGCCATGTACAAGCAGCACAGTTGTGACATGAAAACCCTCTGGGCTGATGGCTGAGAGTTTTACAAGCTCTGGAGAATCCatccacctccctgctcctgctgccagcctgggtgGGTGCACTGCAGCAATGTAATGCTCCGTGCTGAGAGCTCAGGCTTTTACTCTGATTGCAGCACCACTAATCCCTTATCCAAATTCCCTTGGGCCTGCACAGAGCTCCAACCTGCTGTGCCTGCAAGGATGCTGACAGGGTAAGGGTGAGCATTTGCATCAGGCAATGGTTCTGTGAAGAACATTCCTGCTTCTACCCCCATGTTTTCTTCAATGCAAACCCAGCTTTTCTCCATACACCACCTGGAAGGGCCCTGTCAAGCCCAGCCTGTTTTTCCATCTCATGTTGCCTCCTGCACACAAGTCTTAGCAGTTGCTCTTGTCATTCTTCTCCGTAACAGGGTGTTTACTGCTGAAATTTGTGCAGCAGCTCGTGAAATTGCTGAGCCATAGCCCAGGAGGTGTTAGTGAAGCCAACTCGCCACAGAAGCCAAGCTTGGTGTTTGGGGGAATTGTGCTTCTGCACAACCTGAAGCTGAAGGGCACTCCCACTTCAGAGGGCCGTGTTGAtgtgggaaaatgggattaaaCTTTGCTGGAACAATGTTCTCTATGCTGGGAGCCCCCATTACCTGGGCAGGAGCACCAGGTGCCAGTCTGTGTGGCATGGATTTAATGGGgtagagctgcagctggggagctTTAGCAATGAAGCCCAGGGTAAAACATGTCACCAGAGGCAGCATGTAACAACCAGCACGCAATTCTTAAGTAATCCCCGTGCTTTTCCTAGAAGAAGTTGTGGCGGGTCTATTTTTAACCGGAATGTGCCCAGCCTTGCCCGTGGTCCTTTCTCTGCGCTTTTTTTCTGGCTCACTTCCCACACGACAGTACCAAGGTTAGTTCCACCGTCCTTCCTCCCCCCAAAAGAGCACCTGGGTAGGGCAGGGTAACCCGCGGGCAGCACTGGGCATTCGTTCCGCCGATAAGGCTCGGCAGGGACTCTGCCCTCCGCCCGCAGAGCAGCCCCACGCCCCGGCAGCGTTCCACAAGCGGCGGTGCCAGCGCACAGTGCGGCAGCTCGGCACAGCATCCCCGGGCAAGGTAGCGCCGGGACCCGCGGGGACGCGTCCTCCTCCCGCTCcgcttcttccttctcctcctcctcctcctcctcctcctctctcccaccGGGTCCTCGCCCGTTCCGGTTCCGCCATGTGAGCGGAAAGAGGAAGCGCCGGCGGCTGCGGTGACCCCGGTGGGCGGCGGGGGCGGCGGGTGCTGCCCGGGgcggacccccccccccccccccccccccccccccccccccccccccccccccccccccccccccccccccccccccccccccccccccccccccccccccccccccccccccccccccccccccccccccccccccccccccccccccccccccccccccccccccccccccccccccccccccccccccccccccccccccccccccccccccccccccccccccccccccccccccccccccccccccccccccccccccccccccccccccccccccccccccccccccccccccccccccccccggctggcACTAGCGTGCCGCAGCCGCCGCCGCCGCGGTTGTCACCTCACCCCGGTGTCGCTGAGGGTCCCCGCGGTTCCTCGGGGGGTGTGGGGGTATCCCCGCATCGCTCCGTGTCCTCGCGGTGCGCGCACCGCACCCGAGCAGCGCTCGGCTTCCGCGGTGACATCCCCGCGCTGCCACCAACGCCCTGCGCtgcttttcaaacttttctaaCTCGGGAATTACGTAAGGCTTTCGGAGAGACGCGGCGGAACTGGGGGCGAGCGGCGGCGTGTGGGCTGCGGGCGATGGGGCGGGGAGCCCGGGGCCGAGCGGGGCTGTGCGGCCGGGGAGGGCCCTGCGCTGAGCTGGGTGTCCCGCTGTCTCCTCAGAGCCCAGCACCATGCAGAACATGCAGCAGATCGTGGGGCAGGCCAGGGCCGCCTTCAGCTCGGGCCGCAGCCGCCCGCTTGAGTTCAGGATCCGGCAGCTGAAGGCCCTGGAGAGGATGgtgcaggagaaggagaaggagatcCTGGCAGCCCTCAAGGCGGATCTGAACAAGGTCTGGCTCGGCGAGTTTCTCCCATCGGGCGTGCAGGGGCAGTGGTCGGCCCTGAAGGGAAAGTGGGAAGGCCAAgggctgcctttgctgtgctgaATGGTTTTTGCTGCTGTCCCCCTTGGTCCTGGCTCCCATGGGGCCTGCAAAGGTCTCTGCCACTATTTCTGAGAAGGAGTTACTCTAAGGCAGGACTGCAAAGGCGATCCTGGCTGTCAGGTTTTGCGTTCTGCCTCATACACCCAGACTGGCCGTCTTTGGCCAGGGATCCTTTGTCACTGCGGTGACAGACACTgtgaagcagcagggctgtgatggtGGTTGTGGGAGGTGTTtgtcttttccatcccttccccaaaatccctgttGTTCCAGTGTGGGCCCAACGCCAACATCCAGGAGGTGCTGGGcgtgctgggggagctggcgCTGACCATGGAGAAGCTGCCATCCTGGGCAGCCCCTCAGCCCGTGAAGAAGAACCTGCTGACCATGAGGGACGAGGCCTACATTGGCTACGAGCCCCTGGGCGTGGTGCTGGTCATCGGGGCCTGGAACTACCCCTTTGTGCTGGTCATGCAGCCCCTGATCGGGGCCATCGCAGCAGGTGggggcccagcacagccccaggggtggTGGGGTGGTGGCTGGAGCCGGGGGAGGCTGTGAGGGCTcagtgtgtgtgctggctgtgccctgcaggcaATGCCGTGGTGGTGAAGCCGTCAGAGGTCAGCGAGAACACGGCTCggctgctggctgagctcctCCCGCAGTACCTGGACAAGGTGAGTGTGGCCCCGTGCCTGATGTGAGTCTTGATCTGTCCTGCTTCCAAAGGGCTCCTGCAGGTTTGAGCCAAATCCATTGCCTGCTCCCTTCAAAGGAGCATAAGCAGGAGGCACAGAAAGGGTTGAGTTACTGTTAGAGTCCAAAGGTACATTGACAAATTCTGCCTGTGTTTGTGTATGAGTTTACACAGCGCTGCTGCAGTGACGGCCTTTTTGACACCCATGACCATAtggaggggtgtgtgtgtgttcttctcactgcaggagctgctcttttggagctgtgctggggatgcccTTATGTCAGCATGGGTTCTGTAAGAtggtggctgtgcctggctctTCCTGAGAATGGGCACTGTGTGTTCCATGGCAGTCTGTCCTGGGTTTCCATGTCCTGCTGAACTGCACTCACAGGAGGAGGTGTTGTTTCTCCTCCTCTTGCCTGGCAGTTCTGTTATCCCTTGCATTGTCACAGAGATAGACTGTTGCTGTCACTGCAAAGGGCCCTGTGGAGTTTCCTCCAGGGAGTTAGCACCTTCTCTaggtgggaggcaggagcaggggaaggaggcagcCCTTGGGAGAGCCTGGCAGTCGTATGCACCCTGATCCTTAcagtgtgggagcagctccacagccacaCTCAGCCCTGgcctcagcctccttttcttttacttcatATGGCACAAAGTGGGAAATGAAACTTCACTTCAGGGAAGTGAGCATAACATATCTCTGATACCACTATATTTTTTCCCTATCATAAAGCAGGCCACATGTGCCCTCTGCCAcatgcacagcagagctgctgccttgatGTGAGTGCTCTAAATCAAGGTAACTCTCAGGTTCACGtttgctctgcaggagctgtacCCTGTGGTCGCTGGAGGAGTTCCTGAGACAACCGAGCTGCTGACCCAGAGATTTGATCACATCCTCTacactggcagcactgcagtgggcaAAATtgtgatggcagcagctgccaagcACCTGACCCCTGtcaccctggagctgggggggaAGAGCCCCTGCTACATCGACCAGGACTGTGACCTGGCTGTCGCCTGCAGGTCAGCTTGTTGCAGCCTTGATGGGGcctcagcactggggcagggggagacATCTGggccagcatccccagctcagGGGGCTGAGGGGTGTGGAAGGGACTGACCATGGAGAAACCACGTCCCCCTCTCCCTTGTCACAGGCGGATAACGTGGGGCAAGTACATGAACTGTGGGCAAACCTGCATCGCCCCAGACTACATCCTGTGCCACCCATCCATCCAGGGCAAGGTGGTGGAGAACATCAAGGCGACTCTGAAGGTGAGGCAGGAGTCCCTTGTGCCATGGGAATTGTCCCAGGATTgatttcctggagctgtggctgctggagggTGTGCTGAGcacttttgtttctgctgtgcctTTTGTCAGGAATTCTACGGGGAAGATGTGAAATCATCTCCAGACTATGAAAGGATCGTTAACCAGCGCCACTTCAAGAGGGTCAAGAGCCTGCTGGAAGGGCAGAAGATTGCTCATGGGGGAGAGACTGATGAGGCCTCCTGTTTCAtaggtgctgctggcagctgctgaggaggggaggtGGTGGTGGGTGCCTTTTGGGTCTGTTTGTGCCTTACttggggcagctctgtgtcctgcttaTGCTGTTCTCTCATTCTCCCGTTTGCCTCAGCACCAACCATCCTCACGGATGTTTCCCCGGAGTCAAAGGTGATGGAGGAGGAAATCTTTGGCCCAGTGCTGCCCATTGTGACTGTGAAGAGTGTGGAGGAAGCCATTGAGTTCATCAACCTTCGGGAGAAGCCCCTTGCCCTGTATGTCTTCTCCAACAACAAGCAGGTGGGTCTGGGCTATGCCAGAGGAGATGAACATTGTTGACATGTATCTCCCTTCCCATTATCCTCAGTTACATGGTCTGGTCTCTTCTTTGaacctttttaatattttgttttgttgtttttcctttttctagtTAATCAAGAGAGTTGTCTCAGAAACCTCCAGCGGTGGTGTGACTGGAAATGATGTCATTATGCATTACTTCCTCTCAACTTTGCCTTTTGGTGGTGTTGGTAAGTTACTGGAGCTTCTTAAGAGATGGGACTTAGTGCATGGTTTGTCCTAGGGAACAACAACTCCTGGCTTGTGTCTGGATATCCCTGTACCTCCTACACCCCAAAAGGAAAGGTCTTGATAATAATGATGAATTCTGGGTGTACATTAGGACAGGAGTCAGGAGGGAAAAACCTTTGGGTGTATTTTTGGAAAGACTGAAGCATTTAGCGCAGCCTGATGGGGAAGGTGCATTAAAACCATTAGCTTCAATCAGATTGGTGGAGATGaggtgaggaagaagagggTTGGAGCACAGATGGACATTGCAGAGACGGAGAAGCACTGCAGGGGAAGGGTCAGTTGTGCTCAGGAGGGCAGAGTTTTGTCTGGCTgagcctgagtgagctgtgtCCCCCAGGCCACAGCGGGATGGGCGCCTACCACGGCAAGCACAGCTTCGAGACCTTCTCGCACCGCCGCGCCTGCCTGATCAAGGACCTGAAGATGGAGAGCACCAACAAGATGAGGTACCCACCTGGCAGCCAGAAGAAGGTGGATTGGGCCAAGTTCTTCCTCCTCAAGCGGTTCAACAAGGCCCGAATCGGGCTCTttgtcctggccctgctgggggtTGTGGCAGCAGTGATGATTAAGGTGAGTTTTGGGTCTGCTCTCTGTGGGGTTCATGAGCGATTTACCTGATCTGTTCTTTGCAACTGCAGCCCTTTTATAAAGCCTgtcctctttttctgtcttgagCTTTATGATATCACCTTAAATTCTTACCTTCTCACTCTTGCAAGCAGTGTGTAGAATAGGAATATCCCTGGAGAGATCTCGCAGGCTGCTCTACTCCTTGTTGCTCTTCCCTGCTAGGTTGACACCCGTGGGATGCTCCCTCCAGAGGCAGAGGTTGGTTGTTTTGGACTGGTTAGGAGTGGTTTCCACTCCAGGGCTTCCTTCAGCAGCATTTGAGCTGCCTGAcagcccagagagctgcagtcTGTGCCATGGCACCCTGGGGAGGGAAGCTGTGTCTCAAAGCTGGGGTCAGCAACGAGCTCTTGTTCCTCCTCACCCATTCAGCCCCTGTCTGACCTCAGCTCAATTATTCCCATTTCCTCCATTGCTTCCAGCTGGGTAGTGCGGAAGGGTGGGAtgtcctctcctctctgcaggagCCAGAGGCTCACAGGAAGCTCAGGATGCCTCCTGAGGTGGAGGAGCAAGATCTGAATCTTTAAGCCTGATCACAGTTGGTTGTCCATGTCTGACAAACCAGACATGTGCCCTCACTGACTGCTCCGTGGGGTTTAGTGAGCTTAAGGGAGCAGCTCCCGAGGGCACAGGAAGTGGCAGGGTGGATCAGGACTCTGCCCTTCAGTCTGTGTAGTTGCTGCTGCAAGGAGACACCCAGGAGCCCAACATCCCAGGGCAAATAACCTGCCCACAGAACCCAGGAGATGTAAGAGCCAAGAACTGGCTCAGGCCTcgaggcagcaggcagggaggcagcccTGTGTAGGGGAATGAGAGGGGGGGAAACTCACAGCATCTTGAAATGATTTGGGTTTCTCAGAGCCACCAGTCTGTGCTGAAGAGAAAAGCCCTCTTGgttgtgctggctgtgcagaggctgggctggcccagTGGGTGGTAAGGAGGAGCAGGTTTCAGAGCACTGCTGTGGCTGTCACAGTGAGGTAGgagcctttttcttctcctgtgtgTAGACCTAGTTTGAGATTGGGAAAACCTTTGTAGCTGAGTGAATGTGGGGCTGAGCCAGAGCACAATGCTTTCCCTGGCATCTGAGACAAGCAGTGCATGCTgaggggcaggagagctgcacgTGGGGGAAACCCTCTGACTGAAGGGGCTTTGCTTCAGGCTCTTCTGGAAGGGGAGTTGGTTTTGTCTCAGCAGGTCCTTCACAGGACCTTGGTGTTGTGTTTTGCTCTCACAGGTGGTTAACTGATGAAGAGAGGAGAAGGCACCATGTGCACGTCATACTCTGGGTGCTCGCTTTGTGTCTGTTTCCTTAAGCTGGGAagtcattattttcttttcttctgggTGATTTCAGTGAGCTGTCGAGCACACAGAGTAGCCTTAGAGATGCACTAACCACGAGAAGGCTCAGATTCCTGTTTACTTAAAagccatgctggagcagagggaccAGTGGGGACAAGCTCTCCGAAGGACTGCAGAGCGAGAAATTCCAGTCCCTGCCTCCACCCCGTGCCATGCAGAGCCTCCAGGGACACACCAAACCACTCACCTTCCCTCAGTGACCATCAGGAGCTGAAGTTTCAGCAATCCTTGGGCTGACAGtgctttccctgcagttttGGGGATGGTCTGAACACCCACCCTCTTGGTGACAATGCCCAATGCATTTGGCCAGGAGCGATGGCTGTGAATAAACCCAGTGAGTTTCCCCTTGCCATTTATTTGGGGTGAAACATTCTCACATCTCTGTGAACCAGAATCATCCACAGCTGGTCTGGGGCTGCTTGCTGGGTTCTGTGTTTCATCACGTGCCTTTAACAGTTATTTAGAAGTTAGAAAATTCCACAGGTGATGCCTGCACTGCCTGTTCTGTGCTGATGAGTGTCTCATGCTGGAGCAAAAGAGCTTTCAGACCTGTTCAGAGAAGTGGGAATGACAAGTACTTTGTGGATTAGCCCAACCTCATACAACCACTTGCTTTTTCCTCATGAGATGGGGAAGCAAATTGAAGAAGAAAGTGAGAACTTGTATGttgagataaaaataatttaataggTGAAGTGAGAACTGGGCTTGCAGGCAGATCTAAGCAAATTAAGGAATTTGTTCATTAATTCCCCTCAtcaggc
This region includes:
- the ALDH3A2 gene encoding fatty aldehyde dehydrogenase isoform X3: MQNMQQIVGQARAAFSSGRSRPLEFRIRQLKALERMVQEKEKEILAALKADLNKCGPNANIQEVLGVLGELALTMEKLPSWAAPQPVKKNLLTMRDEAYIGYEPLGVVLVIGAWNYPFVLVMQPLIGAIAAGNAVVVKPSEVSENTARLLAELLPQYLDKELYPVVAGGVPETTELLTQRFDHILYTGSTAVGKIVMAAAAKHLTPVTLELGGKSPCYIDQDCDLAVACRRITWGKYMNCGQTCIAPDYILCHPSIQGKVVENIKATLKEFYGEDVKSSPDYERIVNQRHFKRVKSLLEGQKIAHGGETDEASCFIAPTILTDVSPESKVMEEEIFGPVLPIVTVKSVEEAIEFINLREKPLALYVFSNNKQLIKRVVSETSSGGVTGNDVIMHYFLSTLPFGGVGHSGMGAYHGKHSFETFSHRRACLIKDLKMESTNKMRYPPGSQKKVDWAKFFLLKRFNKARIGLFVLALLGVVAAVMIKVVN
- the ALDH3A2 gene encoding fatty aldehyde dehydrogenase isoform X1, with amino-acid sequence MQNMQQIVGQARAAFSSGRSRPLEFRIRQLKALERMVQEKEKEILAALKADLNKCGPNANIQEVLGVLGELALTMEKLPSWAAPQPVKKNLLTMRDEAYIGYEPLGVVLVIGAWNYPFVLVMQPLIGAIAAGNAVVVKPSEVSENTARLLAELLPQYLDKELYPVVAGGVPETTELLTQRFDHILYTGSTAVGKIVMAAAAKHLTPVTLELGGKSPCYIDQDCDLAVACRRITWGKYMNCGQTCIAPDYILCHPSIQGKVVENIKATLKEFYGEDVKSSPDYERIVNQRHFKRVKSLLEGQKIAHGGETDEASCFIAPTILTDVSPESKVMEEEIFGPVLPIVTVKSVEEAIEFINLREKPLALYVFSNNKQLIKRVVSETSSGGVTGNDVIMHYFLSTLPFGGVGHSGMGAYHGKHSFETFSHRRACLIKDLKMESTNKMRYPPGSQKKVDWAKFFLLKRFNKARIGLFVLALLGVVAAVMIKSHQSVLKRKALLVVLAVQRLGWPSGW
- the ALDH3A2 gene encoding fatty aldehyde dehydrogenase isoform X4, with product MQNMQQIVGQARAAFSSGRSRPLEFRIRQLKALERMVQEKEKEILAALKADLNKCGPNANIQEVLGVLGELALTMEKLPSWAAPQPVKKNLLTMRDEAYIGYEPLGVVLVIGAWNYPFVLVMQPLIGAIAAGNAVVVKPSEVSENTARLLAELLPQYLDKELYPVVAGGVPETTELLTQRFDHILYTGSTAVGKIVMAAAAKHLTPVTLELGGKSPCYIDQDCDLAVACRRITWGKYMNCGQTCIAPDYILCHPSIQGKVVENIKATLKEFYGEDVKSSPDYERIVNQRHFKRVKSLLEGQKIAHGGETDEASCFIAPTILTDVSPESKVMEEEIFGPVLPIVTVKSVEEAIEFINLREKPLALYVFSNNKQLIKRVVSETSSGGVTGNDVIMHYFLSTLPFGGVGHSGMGAYHGKHSFETFSHRRACLIKDLKMESTNKMRYPPGSQKKVDWAKFFLLKRFNKARIGLFVLALLGVVAAVMIK